From one Phocaeicola salanitronis DSM 18170 genomic stretch:
- a CDS encoding UDP-N-acetylmuramate--L-alanine ligase, with translation MDVNTLKAVYFIGAGGIGMSALVRYFLSKGKTVGGYDRTPSELTGKLEEEGALLHYEDNVSLIPPACLDAQTTLVVYTPAIPQDHTELAYFRGHGFEIQKRAQVLGMLTQTERGLCVAGTHGKTTTSTMAAYLLDHSHVGCNAFLGGISKNYESNLLLSEKSDFVVIEADEFDRSFHWLTPYASVITATDSDHLDIYGDHASYVESFRKYTSLIKPGGYLIVKKGIDLRPEVQEGVTVYTYATEEGDFHAANIRIGNGEICFDFISPLGNIEDIRLGVPVYVNIENGIAAMALAQLGGAFPEEIRAAMPGFKGVDRRFDFKLKNDRIVFLSDYAHHPAEIRQSVSSIRMLYPDKKITAVFQPHLYTRTRDFYQDFADSLSLLDEVILLDIYPAREKPIEGVSSRLIFDRLRPGIEKSLCRKEDLLDVLRNKKLEVLVTLGAGDIDNYVSPICEILKTR, from the coding sequence ATGGACGTTAATACACTGAAAGCGGTTTACTTTATCGGGGCGGGAGGCATCGGCATGAGTGCCCTGGTGCGCTATTTCCTGTCGAAGGGGAAAACGGTAGGCGGGTACGACCGTACGCCGAGCGAACTGACCGGAAAGCTGGAAGAAGAGGGAGCGTTGCTTCATTACGAGGATAATGTGTCGCTTATTCCTCCGGCATGTCTGGACGCGCAAACCACGCTTGTCGTATATACGCCTGCCATTCCGCAAGACCATACGGAGCTGGCGTATTTCCGCGGGCACGGATTTGAAATCCAAAAGCGTGCGCAGGTTCTGGGTATGCTGACTCAGACCGAACGGGGCTTGTGTGTGGCAGGGACGCACGGGAAGACCACGACCTCGACCATGGCGGCTTATCTGCTGGACCATTCGCATGTTGGGTGCAACGCATTTCTGGGCGGCATCTCGAAGAACTACGAGAGTAACCTCCTGTTGTCGGAGAAAAGCGACTTCGTGGTTATCGAAGCCGACGAGTTCGACCGTTCTTTCCATTGGCTGACACCGTATGCTTCGGTGATAACCGCTACGGATTCCGACCATTTGGACATCTATGGCGACCATGCTTCTTACGTGGAAAGTTTCCGCAAGTACACGTCCCTCATCAAGCCGGGCGGATATCTTATTGTGAAGAAAGGCATCGACCTGCGCCCGGAGGTGCAGGAAGGGGTGACCGTTTATACCTATGCTACGGAAGAAGGCGATTTCCATGCCGCGAATATCCGTATCGGGAACGGGGAGATATGCTTCGATTTCATTTCTCCGCTGGGGAATATTGAGGACATCCGGCTGGGTGTTCCTGTGTATGTGAACATCGAAAACGGCATTGCCGCCATGGCTTTGGCGCAGCTGGGCGGAGCGTTTCCGGAGGAAATCAGAGCCGCTATGCCCGGTTTCAAAGGGGTAGACCGCCGGTTCGACTTTAAGTTGAAAAACGACCGGATTGTGTTCTTGAGCGATTACGCCCACCATCCCGCCGAGATACGCCAAAGCGTAAGCTCCATCCGGATGCTGTATCCGGACAAGAAGATAACCGCCGTGTTCCAACCCCATCTGTATACCCGCACCCGCGACTTCTATCAGGATTTTGCGGACAGCTTGTCGCTCTTGGACGAGGTGATTCTTCTGGATATCTATCCGGCGCGTGAAAAGCCGATAGAAGGTGTTTCCAGCCGCTTGATTTTCGACCGGCTGAGACCCGGAATCGAAAAGAGCCTGTGCCGGAAAGAGGATTTGCTGGATGTGTTGCGGAACAAGAAACTGGAAGTGCTGGTTACATTAGGCGCCGGAGACATAGACAATTACGTATCCCCAATTTGTGAAATATTGAAAACAAGATGA
- a CDS encoding penicillin-binding protein: MIPGIKNISLRYTFIVVIMLILAVLIIVKAGFIMFAERQYWKDVADRFVKENVTVPPTRGNIISSDGKLMASSLPEYKIYMDFRAGGYQKSDTLLMNHLTEIAEGLHEIFPDKSAQEFRKHILRGRRQKSRHYLLYPKRISYIEYKQVKQLPVLCLSPNQGGLHEEKFNQRKKPFGSLAMRTLGDMFPDMAQGAKNGLELTYDSILRGKDGITHRQKVMNKYLNIVDQPPVDGCDIITTIDVDMQDIAEKALVDQLTNLEALSGVAIVMDVKTGEVKANVNMTRGNDGHYYEMRNNAVSNLMEPGSTFKTASIMVALEDKYITPDYVVDTGNGMVKMYGSWMKDWNWHRGGYGAIDVTRILEVSSNVGVSTIIDKFYKNNPQKFVDGLKRMSIDTPLHLGFVGEASPRVWGPKERDSIKGAMPWSRTSLPWMSIGYETMFPPIYILNFYNAIANDGVMVKPKFVKAIAKDGEILQEFPTEVINPKICSDTTLTMIRTILRKVVSQGLAKPAGSTQFQVSGKTGTAQISQGTAGYRAGGVSYQVSFCGYFPSEAPKYSCIISILIPHGPASGGLQAGSVFSRIAERIYAKHLYRNLAQAKDSTAVFVPKVKDGDIGEAAYVLRALNIPGNSGTVPASNEPVWGEATSTPQYANLKTTKQNNKLVPNVVGMGAKDALFLLESNGLKVHLSGMGKVSKQSIPAGTILRKGQTITLALKN, translated from the coding sequence ATGATACCGGGTATAAAGAATATTTCATTGCGCTATACGTTCATTGTCGTGATTATGCTTATCTTGGCGGTGCTCATCATCGTCAAGGCGGGCTTTATCATGTTTGCCGAGCGGCAATATTGGAAAGACGTAGCTGACCGTTTTGTGAAGGAAAACGTTACCGTTCCGCCTACGCGGGGAAACATCATATCTTCCGACGGGAAACTGATGGCAAGCAGTCTGCCCGAATATAAGATTTACATGGATTTCCGTGCCGGAGGATACCAGAAAAGCGATACGCTCCTCATGAACCACTTAACGGAAATCGCCGAAGGCTTGCACGAAATATTCCCCGACAAAAGCGCGCAAGAGTTCCGCAAGCATATCTTGCGCGGAAGGCGCCAGAAGAGCCGCCATTATTTGCTTTATCCCAAACGGATTTCGTATATCGAGTACAAGCAGGTCAAGCAGCTTCCCGTGCTTTGCCTGAGCCCGAACCAAGGCGGATTGCATGAAGAGAAGTTCAACCAGCGGAAGAAACCGTTCGGCTCGTTGGCGATGCGTACCTTGGGAGATATGTTCCCCGATATGGCGCAAGGAGCTAAAAACGGTCTGGAGCTGACCTACGACTCTATCCTGAGAGGGAAGGACGGCATTACGCACCGCCAGAAGGTGATGAATAAATACCTGAACATCGTGGACCAGCCGCCCGTAGACGGATGTGACATCATTACCACCATTGATGTGGATATGCAGGACATCGCCGAAAAAGCCTTGGTAGACCAGCTCACCAACCTGGAAGCTTTATCGGGGGTAGCTATCGTGATGGATGTAAAGACGGGCGAGGTAAAAGCCAATGTCAACATGACGCGAGGCAATGACGGGCATTATTACGAAATGCGGAACAATGCCGTAAGCAATTTGATGGAGCCCGGCTCGACGTTCAAGACCGCTTCGATTATGGTGGCTTTGGAAGACAAGTACATCACCCCCGATTATGTGGTAGATACCGGAAACGGGATGGTGAAGATGTACGGAAGCTGGATGAAGGACTGGAACTGGCACCGGGGCGGATATGGGGCGATTGACGTGACCCGTATCTTGGAGGTGTCGTCCAATGTCGGCGTATCTACCATTATTGACAAATTCTATAAGAACAACCCGCAAAAGTTTGTAGACGGATTGAAGCGGATGAGCATTGATACTCCGTTGCATTTAGGTTTTGTGGGCGAAGCAAGCCCGCGGGTATGGGGACCGAAGGAGCGTGATAGCATCAAAGGAGCCATGCCCTGGAGCCGGACCAGCCTGCCTTGGATGAGCATCGGGTACGAAACCATGTTTCCGCCTATCTACATCTTGAACTTCTACAATGCCATAGCGAACGACGGGGTTATGGTAAAACCCAAGTTTGTGAAAGCCATTGCGAAAGACGGGGAAATCCTGCAAGAATTCCCGACAGAAGTCATCAACCCGAAAATCTGTTCGGATACGACATTGACCATGATACGCACCATCTTGCGGAAGGTCGTGTCGCAAGGTTTGGCAAAACCTGCGGGAAGCACCCAGTTCCAAGTATCCGGCAAGACGGGTACAGCCCAAATCTCGCAAGGAACGGCAGGGTACAGGGCAGGAGGCGTAAGCTATCAGGTCAGTTTCTGCGGATATTTCCCGTCTGAGGCGCCTAAATACAGCTGCATCATCTCTATCCTGATTCCTCACGGCCCGGCATCGGGAGGCTTGCAGGCAGGAAGTGTGTTCAGCCGTATCGCGGAACGGATTTATGCCAAACACCTTTACCGCAATTTGGCACAAGCCAAAGATTCTACCGCTGTATTTGTCCCGAAAGTAAAGGACGGAGACATCGGAGAGGCGGCATACGTCTTGCGGGCTTTGAATATTCCGGGAAATAGCGGAACGGTTCCCGCATCCAACGAACCGGTTTGGGGGGAAGCGACAAGCACGCCCCAATATGCCAATTTGAAAACAACTAAACAGAACAATAAATTAGTACCCAATGTAGTGGGAATGGGAGCCAAAGACGCTTTGTTCCTATTGGAAAGCAATGGGCTGAAAGTGCATTTGTCGGGAATGGGCAAAGTGAGCAAGCAGAGCATCCCGGCGGGCACAATCCTTCGGAAAGGACAGACCATTACCCTTGCATTAAAAAATTAG
- a CDS encoding FtsW/RodA/SpoVE family cell cycle protein, protein MDLLRNLFKGDKVIWIIFLLLCFVSIIEVFSASSTLTYKSGDHWRPIMMHMVLMAVGAVVVIIVHNIPCRWFKTFILLLPISWVLLGSVFIVGALTNGARRWIDLGFFQFQPSELAKMATIISVAFILSLVQEEKGASSKAFRYILIVTGFSCALIFTENLSTAVLLALSVFLLMYVGRVPLKQLGKLLLVGVGLLIIGVATIKYVPAEVWDKVGIHRMVTWQSRLDNHFDTSIVPPEKFDIDGDAQVAHANIAIASSGILGKGPGNSVQRDFLSQAFSDFIYAIIIEELGLVGGAIVAFLYIWLLMRIGRIARNCDKPYYAFLVMGIGFLLVTQAMFNMLVAVGIMPVTGQPLPLISKGGTSTLINCAYIGIVLSISRHVDELKKREAQAGQEMQQEAVPVEAVEEKSPETV, encoded by the coding sequence ATGGATTTATTGCGCAATTTGTTCAAAGGCGACAAAGTCATCTGGATTATCTTCCTTTTGCTTTGCTTCGTGTCCATCATCGAAGTGTTCAGCGCGTCCAGCACGCTGACTTATAAGAGCGGAGACCATTGGCGCCCCATCATGATGCACATGGTGCTCATGGCGGTAGGAGCTGTGGTGGTGATTATCGTGCATAACATCCCGTGCCGGTGGTTCAAGACTTTCATCTTGTTGCTCCCCATCTCGTGGGTGTTGCTGGGCAGCGTGTTCATCGTCGGTGCGCTTACCAATGGGGCGCGGCGCTGGATTGATTTGGGGTTCTTCCAGTTCCAGCCCTCCGAACTGGCTAAGATGGCCACCATTATTTCGGTGGCTTTTATCCTCTCGCTTGTGCAGGAAGAGAAGGGCGCCAGTTCCAAAGCTTTCCGTTACATCTTGATTGTCACGGGGTTTAGCTGTGCGCTTATTTTCACCGAAAACCTTTCTACGGCGGTGCTTTTGGCGCTTAGCGTGTTCCTGTTGATGTATGTGGGGCGCGTGCCTCTCAAGCAGCTGGGAAAGTTGTTGCTGGTGGGGGTAGGCTTGCTTATCATCGGCGTAGCGACGATAAAATATGTGCCCGCCGAGGTGTGGGATAAAGTGGGGATTCACCGTATGGTCACGTGGCAAAGCCGTCTCGACAATCATTTCGATACGTCAATCGTTCCTCCCGAGAAGTTCGATATCGACGGTGACGCCCAAGTTGCTCATGCCAACATAGCCATTGCTTCCAGCGGCATACTGGGAAAGGGACCCGGAAACAGCGTGCAACGGGATTTCCTTTCGCAGGCTTTCTCCGATTTTATCTATGCCATCATCATCGAAGAACTGGGGCTGGTAGGAGGCGCCATTGTCGCTTTCCTTTACATTTGGCTCTTGATGCGCATCGGGCGCATCGCCCGCAATTGTGACAAGCCCTATTATGCCTTCCTCGTCATGGGCATCGGCTTCCTCTTGGTGACGCAAGCCATGTTCAACATGCTGGTGGCTGTAGGCATCATGCCGGTCACGGGCCAGCCCCTTCCGCTTATCAGCAAGGGCGGTACTTCTACCCTTATCAACTGTGCGTACATCGGCATCGTGCTCAGCATCAGCCGGCATGTAGACGAGCTGAAAAAGCGCGAGGCGCAAGCCGGGCAGGAAATGCAGCAAGAGGCAGTTCCCGTAGAGGCGGTGGAAGAGAAAAGTCCGGAGACGGTATAA
- the murG gene encoding undecaprenyldiphospho-muramoylpentapeptide beta-N-acetylglucosaminyltransferase, with translation MEESIKVIISGGGTGGHIFPAVSIANAIKAQHPDARILFVGAEGRMEMQRVPAAGYDIIGLPVAGFDRKNLWKNVGVILKLIRSQIKARKVIKEFRPDVAVGVGGYASGPTLKVAGAMGIPTLIQEQNSYAGVTNKLLAKQARKICVAYEGMERFFDKDKIILTGNPVRQGLLNPAISREDAIRSFGLDPQKKTVLLVGGSLGARTLNNCVMQGLDKIKQSGVQFIWQTGKIYIDEARAAVARAGEMPMLYVSDFISDMATAYRAADLVISRAGAGSISELCLLAKPVILVPSPNVAEDHQTKNALALVNKNAALYVKDAEAGGRLLDTAIETVQQAGTLNELSTNIARLAFKDSANIIADEVYKLAVNYKKEHGR, from the coding sequence ATGGAAGAGAGTATAAAAGTGATAATCAGCGGAGGAGGGACCGGCGGACATATCTTTCCGGCGGTATCCATAGCGAACGCCATCAAGGCGCAGCATCCGGATGCCAGAATCCTGTTTGTGGGGGCTGAAGGAAGGATGGAAATGCAACGGGTTCCTGCTGCCGGATACGATATAATCGGGTTGCCCGTAGCGGGATTCGACCGGAAAAACCTGTGGAAGAATGTCGGTGTCATCCTCAAACTGATACGGAGCCAAATCAAGGCACGCAAGGTCATCAAGGAGTTCCGCCCCGATGTGGCGGTAGGCGTGGGCGGATATGCCAGCGGGCCGACGCTGAAAGTGGCGGGCGCGATGGGCATCCCGACCTTGATTCAGGAGCAGAACTCGTATGCGGGCGTGACCAACAAGCTTTTGGCAAAGCAGGCGCGTAAGATTTGCGTGGCATACGAAGGCATGGAGCGTTTCTTTGACAAAGATAAAATCATCCTGACGGGAAATCCGGTGCGCCAAGGATTGTTGAATCCGGCTATCAGCCGTGAAGATGCCATCCGCTCGTTCGGGCTCGACCCGCAGAAGAAAACGGTCTTGCTGGTGGGAGGAAGCTTGGGCGCCCGCACGCTCAACAATTGTGTGATGCAGGGGCTGGACAAGATAAAGCAATCGGGTGTGCAGTTCATCTGGCAGACCGGAAAGATATACATCGACGAAGCCCGTGCGGCGGTTGCCCGTGCCGGAGAAATGCCGATGCTGTATGTGTCCGACTTCATTTCGGATATGGCGACGGCTTATCGTGCAGCCGACTTGGTCATCAGCCGTGCCGGAGCCGGTTCCATTTCGGAACTTTGCCTCTTGGCGAAACCGGTAATACTGGTGCCTTCGCCCAATGTGGCAGAAGACCATCAGACGAAAAATGCGCTGGCGCTGGTAAACAAAAACGCAGCTTTGTATGTAAAAGATGCGGAGGCAGGCGGAAGATTGCTGGATACAGCCATTGAAACGGTGCAACAAGCCGGCACGTTGAACGAATTGAGTACAAACATTGCCAGACTGGCTTTTAAAGACTCGGCAAACATCATTGCGGACGAGGTTTATAAGCTGGCGGTCAACTATAAGAAAGAACATGGACGTTAA
- the murD gene encoding UDP-N-acetylmuramoyl-L-alanine--D-glutamate ligase has product MAKRIVILGAGESGTGAAVLAKKQGFDTFVSDMSSIKDKYKAMLDERGIPWEEGQHTESLILNADEVIKSPGIPNNAPMILKLREQGTPIISEIEFAGRYTNAKMICITGSNGKTTTTSLIYHIFKKAGLNVGLAGNIGQSLAYQVAECNYDYYVIELSSFQLDNMYKFHANIAVLMNITPDHLDRYDYKMQNYIDAKFRIIQNQTDNDAFVFWNDDPIIREELHKYGIHGQYYPFAEKREDGLAAFSEQDKVYFTKPIEFNMEQEELALTGTHNLFNSMAAGISANIAGIRKSCIREALSDFKGVEHRLEKVARVRGVDYINDSKATNVNSCWYALKSMKTKTVLILGGKDKGNDYNEIAGLVREKCSGLIFLGLHNEKLHAFFDGFGLPIADVQSMKDAVDAAYRMAKNGETVLLSPCCASFDLFKSYEDRGDQFKECVRNL; this is encoded by the coding sequence ATGGCAAAGAGAATTGTTATTTTAGGAGCCGGCGAGAGCGGCACGGGTGCCGCCGTACTGGCAAAGAAACAAGGTTTCGATACCTTTGTTTCTGACATGTCGTCTATCAAAGACAAATACAAGGCTATGCTTGACGAAAGAGGCATACCCTGGGAAGAAGGGCAACACACCGAATCGCTCATCCTGAATGCCGACGAAGTGATTAAAAGCCCGGGCATCCCCAATAACGCGCCGATGATTCTGAAGCTCAGGGAACAAGGGACGCCCATTATTTCTGAGATTGAATTCGCGGGCAGATATACCAATGCGAAGATGATTTGCATCACCGGAAGCAACGGAAAGACCACGACCACCTCGCTTATCTACCACATCTTCAAGAAAGCGGGGCTGAACGTGGGACTTGCGGGAAACATCGGGCAAAGCCTCGCTTATCAGGTGGCGGAGTGCAATTATGATTATTATGTCATCGAGCTGAGCAGTTTCCAACTGGACAACATGTATAAGTTCCACGCCAACATCGCGGTGTTGATGAATATCACGCCCGACCACCTGGACCGCTATGATTACAAGATGCAGAATTACATTGATGCCAAGTTCCGCATCATCCAGAACCAGACCGACAACGATGCTTTTGTCTTCTGGAACGACGACCCCATTATCCGGGAAGAACTGCATAAATACGGCATCCACGGGCAATATTATCCGTTCGCCGAGAAGCGCGAGGACGGGCTTGCCGCTTTCTCCGAGCAGGATAAGGTGTATTTCACCAAACCGATTGAGTTTAATATGGAACAGGAGGAGCTGGCGCTCACCGGCACACACAACCTGTTCAACTCCATGGCGGCGGGCATTTCCGCAAACATTGCGGGTATACGCAAAAGTTGCATCCGCGAGGCGCTGAGCGATTTCAAGGGGGTAGAGCACCGGCTGGAAAAGGTGGCAAGAGTGCGTGGGGTGGATTACATCAACGACTCGAAAGCTACCAATGTCAACTCGTGCTGGTATGCCCTGAAGAGCATGAAGACCAAGACCGTCCTCATTTTGGGCGGCAAAGACAAAGGGAACGACTATAACGAGATAGCCGGTCTGGTGAGGGAAAAATGTTCCGGGCTTATCTTCTTGGGCTTGCATAACGAGAAGCTCCATGCCTTTTTCGACGGCTTCGGCCTGCCCATAGCCGATGTGCAGAGCATGAAGGATGCCGTAGATGCCGCCTACCGTATGGCAAAGAACGGCGAGACGGTATTGTTAAGCCCCTGCTGTGCCAGCTTCGACCTCTTCAAGAGTTACGAAGACCGGGGCGACCAGTTTAAAGAATGTGTGAGAAACTTATAA
- a CDS encoding UDP-N-acetylmuramoyl-L-alanyl-D-glutamate--2,6-diaminopimelate ligase: protein MKLEEIIKAVTVNELIGSADRDITGIQIDSRLVGPGHLFVAIKGTQTDGHAYIQKAIENGACGIVCEQLPEEIRPEVTYIRLADTEGAVGKLATAFYGDPTSKLDLIGVTGTNGKTTIATLLYKMFRQFGYKVGLLSTVCNYIDDEAIPADHTTPDPITLNRLLGRMADEGCKYAFMEVSSHAIAQRRIAGLRFAGGIFTNITRDHLDYHKTFENYLKAKKAFFDNLPKSAFALTNLDDKNGKVMVQNTKARIAAYSLRTLCDFKGKVLEDGFDGMLLDINNREVNVRFIGRFNASNLLAVYGAACLLGKPSEEVLIALSTLCPVAGRFDALRSRRGYTAIVDYAHTPDALVNVLNAIHEVLRGQGRVITVVGAGGNRDKGKRPLMAQEAVKQSDKVIITSDNPRFEDPQDIINDMLAGLDKDDMKKVLSIVDRKEAIRTACMLAQPQDVVLIAGKGHENYQEIKGVKHHFDDKEIVNGIFADE from the coding sequence ATGAAGTTAGAAGAAATTATCAAAGCCGTTACGGTGAACGAACTTATCGGGAGTGCAGACCGGGACATTACAGGTATTCAAATCGATTCCCGGCTGGTCGGCCCCGGACATTTATTCGTGGCGATTAAAGGCACGCAGACCGACGGACACGCCTATATACAGAAAGCAATCGAGAACGGAGCATGTGGCATTGTGTGCGAACAGCTCCCTGAAGAAATCCGTCCGGAGGTGACATATATCCGCCTTGCAGATACAGAAGGGGCGGTGGGGAAACTGGCAACAGCATTCTATGGCGACCCGACTTCGAAACTGGATTTAATCGGGGTTACGGGAACCAATGGGAAAACAACTATCGCCACCTTATTATATAAGATGTTCCGCCAGTTCGGCTATAAAGTAGGTCTGTTGTCTACTGTATGCAATTATATTGATGACGAGGCGATTCCTGCCGACCATACCACGCCCGACCCGATTACGCTTAACCGCTTGTTGGGGCGCATGGCGGACGAAGGATGCAAATATGCTTTCATGGAGGTCAGCTCGCATGCCATTGCGCAACGCCGCATCGCGGGGCTGCGGTTTGCCGGAGGCATTTTCACCAACATCACACGTGACCATTTGGACTATCATAAGACGTTCGAGAACTACCTGAAAGCCAAAAAGGCGTTTTTCGATAACCTGCCCAAAAGTGCTTTTGCCCTGACCAATCTGGATGACAAGAACGGGAAAGTCATGGTGCAGAATACCAAAGCCCGCATTGCGGCTTACTCCTTGCGGACGCTTTGCGACTTTAAGGGGAAGGTGTTGGAAGACGGGTTCGACGGGATGCTGCTTGATATTAACAACCGGGAAGTGAATGTACGGTTCATCGGACGCTTCAATGCATCCAACTTGCTTGCTGTCTATGGCGCGGCTTGCTTGCTGGGAAAACCGTCGGAAGAGGTGTTAATCGCACTCAGTACGTTGTGCCCTGTTGCCGGACGGTTTGATGCGCTCCGCTCGCGCAGAGGGTATACCGCTATCGTTGACTATGCCCATACGCCGGATGCGTTGGTGAATGTCCTGAATGCCATTCACGAAGTGTTGCGCGGGCAGGGCAGAGTCATTACCGTAGTGGGGGCAGGCGGAAACCGCGACAAGGGAAAACGCCCGCTCATGGCGCAAGAAGCTGTCAAGCAGAGTGATAAGGTAATCATCACTTCCGATAATCCCCGTTTTGAAGACCCGCAAGACATCATCAACGACATGCTTGCCGGACTGGATAAGGACGATATGAAAAAGGTATTGTCTATCGTAGACCGGAAAGAAGCCATACGTACCGCTTGTATGCTTGCCCAACCGCAAGATGTTGTCCTGATAGCCGGAAAGGGGCACGAGAATTATCAGGAAATCAAAGGAGTGAAACACCACTTCGATGATAAAGAGATTGTAAACGGGATTTTTGCGGACGAATAA
- the mraY gene encoding phospho-N-acetylmuramoyl-pentapeptide-transferase, giving the protein MLYYLFHYLEQFDFPGARMFGYVSFRALMAVILSLLISAIFGEYFINLLKRKQITETQRDASIDPFNVSKTGVPTMGGIIIIVAVLVPCLLLGKLHNIYMILMLITTVWLGTLGFLDDYIKVFRKDKEGLHGKFKIIGQVGLGLIVGLTLYLSPQVVIRENVEIQKDGHVVDVVHKSQDEKSTKTTIPFFKNNNLDYADLVGFMGEHAQSAGWIVFVIITIFVVTAVSNGANLNDGMDGMAAGNSAIIGVTLGILAYVSSHIEYAGYLNIMYIPGSEELVIFICALIGALIGFLWYNAFPAQVFMGDTGSLTIGGIIAVFAIIIHKELLIPILCGVFLVENLSVILQVRYFRKGKKKGVKQRIFKRTPIHDHFRTTMAQLDPSCKYLITSPQSVFHESKITVRFWIVTIVLAAITIITLKIR; this is encoded by the coding sequence ATGCTATATTATTTATTTCATTATTTAGAACAATTCGACTTCCCCGGAGCGCGCATGTTCGGCTATGTATCGTTCCGGGCGTTGATGGCGGTGATTCTGTCGTTGCTCATATCGGCTATCTTCGGAGAATATTTCATCAATCTGCTGAAGCGGAAGCAAATCACCGAGACCCAGCGGGACGCTTCCATCGACCCTTTTAACGTAAGCAAGACGGGAGTCCCTACCATGGGGGGCATCATCATCATTGTAGCGGTATTGGTCCCTTGCCTTTTGTTGGGCAAGCTGCACAACATCTACATGATACTGATGCTGATTACCACGGTCTGGCTGGGTACGTTGGGATTTTTGGACGATTATATCAAGGTGTTCCGCAAGGACAAGGAAGGGCTTCACGGCAAGTTCAAGATTATCGGACAAGTCGGGCTGGGGCTGATAGTCGGCTTGACGCTTTACCTGAGCCCGCAGGTAGTTATCCGCGAGAACGTAGAGATTCAAAAAGACGGGCATGTCGTAGATGTGGTGCATAAGAGCCAGGACGAGAAATCCACCAAGACCACCATCCCGTTTTTCAAGAACAATAACCTCGATTATGCCGACCTCGTAGGTTTCATGGGCGAACATGCGCAAAGCGCGGGTTGGATTGTGTTTGTCATCATCACCATATTTGTGGTGACCGCCGTATCCAACGGAGCCAATCTGAACGACGGCATGGACGGGATGGCGGCAGGAAATTCCGCCATCATCGGGGTCACGTTGGGCATACTGGCATACGTGTCCAGCCACATTGAGTATGCCGGTTATCTGAACATTATGTACATCCCCGGAAGTGAAGAGCTGGTAATCTTCATTTGCGCCCTTATCGGTGCGTTGATAGGTTTCCTTTGGTACAATGCATTCCCGGCGCAGGTCTTCATGGGCGATACCGGAAGCCTGACTATCGGGGGAATCATTGCCGTATTCGCTATCATTATCCATAAGGAACTGCTCATCCCGATTTTGTGCGGTGTGTTCCTTGTAGAGAATTTGTCGGTTATCTTGCAGGTCCGTTACTTCCGGAAGGGAAAGAAGAAAGGGGTGAAGCAACGCATCTTCAAGCGTACGCCCATCCATGACCATTTCCGGACTACGATGGCGCAATTAGACCCTTCCTGCAAGTACTTGATAACAAGCCCTCAAAGCGTATTCCATGAATCGAAAATCACGGTGCGGTTTTGGATTGTGACCATTGTGCTGGCGGCTATTACGATTATAACATTGAAAATACGATAA
- a CDS encoding FtsL-like putative cell division protein, giving the protein MNEKEQNGQARQSHITFKSIMGGDILAHNFLRRQAALLVLIVFLTILYIDNRYSSQQELIEIDRLKKELIDIKYDALTISSELTEKSRQSRIEEYLATENTGLQTATTPPYVIETDK; this is encoded by the coding sequence ATGAACGAGAAAGAACAGAACGGACAAGCCAGGCAATCCCATATTACTTTCAAAAGCATCATGGGAGGTGATATCCTGGCGCACAATTTCCTGAGAAGGCAAGCCGCCCTATTGGTGCTGATTGTCTTCCTCACGATCCTGTACATAGATAACCGTTATTCCAGCCAGCAGGAGCTGATTGAAATAGACCGGTTGAAGAAAGAACTGATTGACATCAAGTACGATGCGCTCACAATTTCTTCGGAACTGACGGAGAAGAGCCGCCAGTCGCGTATCGAAGAATACCTGGCGACCGAAAATACGGGATTGCAGACCGCTACGACCCCTCCGTATGTAATCGAAACAGATAAATGA